In Primulina huaijiensis isolate GDHJ02 chromosome 16, ASM1229523v2, whole genome shotgun sequence, a single genomic region encodes these proteins:
- the LOC140961571 gene encoding interactor of constitutive active ROPs 2, chloroplastic-like — translation MQTPTSRPASLKVPKNPSPATSVASWKLKTLGSDSGLVSSPNTVSKTTKDKSSKVSASEKKRSSRESELEPQLSQLQDDLKKAKDQLNSSESLKIKARQEAEEAKRRLAAMSSELEETRKQLNELSDSEEARFQELRKISQDRDREWQCELEAVHKQHLMDSAALASAMNEIHRLNLQLDRVSELEASRARHVESAHAEIQSLRFELTETLDLVETLKNQLNDSRESEALALEEVSQVQMQLDVIKSAEETLQSEHANTMESYKALLLELEQSKDRENSFEGIVSNLQADLSNRCKISAASLDDIKISSGLREDDESELLKAELIDTKHEVSQLRAALEAADSMYRDEYVRSTLQIRDAYELVERTKSDSCEREAELEEKLKASMAEVEEMRVKLIQNENELHSASCENKGLNIKMEETELEIELKNSESIIQNLTSNILDKETRLQNLTEENETLKFEILKREKEKNKANDEALASAESARAAEQEALRRLAYLTEEEEKSRRKAARVTEQLDAAQAACSEMEADLRRLKVQSDQWRKAAEVAAAILSNGDKDKYIERTASLEYNMIGGKWGSPCSEDTDDDSPKKKYGNMLKMIGVLLKKVQK, via the exons ATGCAGACCCCTACATCAAG ACCGGCAAGCCTCAAAGTGCCCAAAAATCCGTCTCCTGCTACATCTGTTGCATCCTGGAAGCTTAAAACTTTGGGATCAGATTCTGGTTTGGTTTCATCTCCAAATACAGTTAGCAAAACAACCAAAGACAAAAGTTCTAAAGTTTCGGCCTCTGAG AAGAAAAGATCAAGCCGAGAGTCTGAATTAGAACCCCAACTTTCCCAGCTTCAAGATGATCTGAAGAAGGCGAAAGACCAGTTGAACTCATCCGAGTCATTGAAGATAAAGGCTCGACAAGAAGCGGAAGAAGCGAAGAGACGACTCGCTGCCATGTCTTCTGAACTCGAGGAGACTCGAAAGCAACTGAACGAGCTTTCTGATTCTGAGGAAGCTCGATTCCAAGAGCTACGCAAGATCTCTCAGGATCGGGATAGAGAGTGGCAATGTGAACTAGAGGCTGTACATAAGCAGCACTTGATGGACTCCGCTGCTTTGGCTTCTGCTATGAATGAGATACATAGGCTCAATCTTCAGCTGGACAGGGTTTCAGAGTTGGAAGCTTCTCGAGCAAGGCACGTGGAATCAGCTCATGCCGAGATTCAAAGCTTGAGATTCGAACTCACAGAAACTCTTGATTTGGTCGAGACGTTAAAAAACCAGTTAAATGACAGCAGAGAATCAGAAGCTCTAGCACTGGAAGAAGTTAGTCAGGTACAAATGCAATTGGATGTTATTAAATCTGCTGAGGAAACACTGCAATCAGAGCATGCTAATACCATGGAATCGTATAAAGCCTTGCTGCTGGAGTTGGAGCAGTCGAAGGATAGAGAGAATTCTTTTGAGGGAATTGTGAGCAACCTCCAGGCTGATCTAAGCAACAGATGCAAAATCTCAGCAGCCTCTTTAGATGACATCAAAATATCTTCGGGTCTCAGGGAAGATGATGAATCGGAATTGCTAAAGGCTGAACTCATTGATACGAAACATGAAGTCAGTCAATTAAGAGCTGCCCTGGAGGCTGCTGACAGCATGTACCGAGATGAATATGTTCGAAGCACACTGCAGATAAGGGACGCTTATGAACTCGTGGAGCGTACAAAATCAGACTCGTGTGAAAGAGAAGCTGAATTGGAGGAAAAACTAAAAGCATCCATGGCTGAAGTTGAAGAAATGAGAGTAAAgcttattcaaaatgaaaatgaattgCACAGTGCTTCATGTGAGAACAAGGGACTGAATATAAAGATGGAAGAAACCGAACTTGAAATCGAGCTCAAGAACTCAGAATCAATTATACAAAATCTGACGTCAAACATATTGGATAAAGAAACACGGCTGCAGAACCTCACAGAAGAAAATGAAACGCTGAAATTCGAAATCTTGAAGAGGGAAAAGGAGAAAAACAAAGCAAACGATGAAGCTCTTGCTTCAGCCGAATCGGCAAGAGCTGCGGAACAAGAGGCCCTGAGGAGACTTGCTTATTTGACGGAAGAAGAGGAAAAAAGTCGTAGAAAAGCAGCACGTGTTACCGAGCAGCTCGATGCAGCACAAGCCGCTTGCTCGGAGATGGAAGCTGACTTAAGAAGATTGAAGGTGCAGTCAGACCAATGGAGGAAGGCTGCTGAAGTAGCTGCTGCAATACTCTCAAATGGAGACAAAGACAAATATATCGAACGAACAGCATCTCTCGAGTACAATATGATCGGTGGGAAGTGGGGTTCTCCATGCTCCGAAGATACGGATGACGATTCACCAAAGAAGAAGTATGGTAACATGCTGAAGATGATTGGAGTGCTGTTGAAGAAAGTCCAGAAATAG
- the LOC140961997 gene encoding importin subunit alpha-9-like: MADEASTPYKRDPIKASVGSVAAQKRRDQAIMVGKERREALMRAKRLCRIGVSDRDNDVPVDDNMMMDGEQSLLEDQTLKAVEDLKHAVTYQGKGATQKRVNALRELRRLLSRSEFPPVQASLEAGALPTLVQCLSFGSADEQLLEAAWCLTNIAAGKPEETKALLPALPLLIAHLGEKSALAVAEQCAWALGNVAGEGEELRNVLLSQGALPPLARMMLSNKGSTVRTAAWALSNLIKGPDSKAATETIRIDGVLGSILRHLKKADEELATEVAWVVVYLTALSNVATNILTKSDLLQILVDRLASSNSLQLLIPVLRSFGNLVAADSCLTNNVIFANHETTVNAIQALVKCLRSEHRVLKKESSWALSNIAAGSVEHKKLIHSSEAVPLLIHLLSTAPFDIRKEAAYVLGNLCVAPAEGSARPSLILDHLVSLVRRGILPGFVDLVRSADIEAARVGLQFMELVLRGMPNGEGPKLVEAEDGIDAMERYQFHENEDIRNMANELVDKYFGEDYGLDD; the protein is encoded by the exons TGGGAAGTGTTGCGGCACAGAAGAGACGGGATCAAGCGATTATGGTGGGAAAGGAGAGAAGAGAAGCATTGATGCGTGCAAAACGTTTATGCAGAATCGGAGTTAGTGATCGCGATAATGATGTTCCTGTTGATGACAACATGATGATGGATGGAGAACAATCACTTCTGGAGGATCAGACTCTAAAAGCGGTAGAAGATTTGAAGCATGCTGTTACGTATCA GGGAAAAGGTGCCACACAGAAAAGAGTTAATGCACTTCGTGAGTTGAGACGGTTGTTGTCAAGATCTGAATTTCCTCCGGTTCAAGCTTCTCTTGAAGCTGGAGCTTTGCCTACTCTGGTTCAGTGTCTTTCATTTGGCTCAGCTGATGAACAG CTGCTCGAGGCTGCTTGGTGTCTGACAAATATAGCAGCTGGAAAACCAGAAGAAACAAAAGCCCTGTTGCCTGCATTACCATTACTTATTGCCCACTTGGGAG AAAAGAGTGCACTGGCTGTTGCAGAGCAATGTGCCTGGGCATTGGGAAATGTTGCGGGGGAAGGAGAGGAGCTGAGAAATGTATTGCTTTCACAAGGAGCTTTACCACCTCTTGCAAGAATGATGCTATCAAACAAGGGATCAACTGTGAGAACGGCTGCATGGGCGTTATCTAACTTAATCAAG GGACCTGATTCTAAAGCTGCCACGGAGACGATAAGAATTGATGGGGTACTTGGCTCAATTCTTCGGCACTTGAAGAAAGC ggACGAAGAACTGGCGACTGAAGTGGCATGGGTTGTCGTGTATCTCACTGCCCTCTCTAATGTTGCGACCAATATTTTAACAAAGAGCGATCTGCTACAAATTCTTGTGGATAGACTGGCGTCGTCAAATAGTTTGCAACTTCTTATCCCG GTTCTGCGGAGTTTTGGAAATCTAGTGGCTGCTGATTCGTGTTTAACCAATAATGTCATTTTTGCTAACCATGAGACCACAG TAAATGCAATTCAAGCACTGGTCAAATGTTTGAGAAGCGAACACAGAGTCCTGAAAAAG GAATCTTCTTGGGCACTTTCTAATATAGCTGCTGGCTCTGTCGAGCATAAGAAATTAATACATTCAAGTGAAGCCGTTCCTTTATTGATTCATCTTCTGTCAACTGCGCCATTTGACATAAGAAAGGAAGCGGCATATGTTCTAGGCAACCTCTGTGTTGCCCCTGCAGAAGGATCAGCAAGGCCTTCACTGATTCTTGATCATTTAGTTTCTCTTGTCAGACGAGGAATACTCCCTGGTTTCGTGGACTTGGTAAGATCTGCAGATATCGAAGCTGCAAGAGTCGGCCTTCAGTTCATGGAACTG GTGCTAAGAGGAATGCCGAATGGCGAAGGTCCGAAACTTGTTGAAGCAGAAGATGGTATTGATGCCATGGAGAGATACCAGTTTCACGAGAACGAAGATATAAGAAACATGGCCAACGAGCTAGTTGATAAGTACTTCGGCGAGGACTACGGGCTCGATGATTAA